A region of the Arctopsyche grandis isolate Sample6627 chromosome 10, ASM5162203v2, whole genome shotgun sequence genome:
acaaagtcactaaaatctctataacggaacatctggcagccgaaaagtctatcaaactaactataaatattaaactaacgagaacttgagtgccaaatattgtgtattcgcgattttcgtggtaaaaattgtctttgtgaccaccgcaacgTGACGAATAATCTAATTACCGCGAATTCGTCCTACTAACGACATCTACCGGTCGCCCTTCCTGGTAGAAGTTCGTTTGGCCCTAAGACCTCGATGTTGTACAAAAAATTCGCATAATATAACTCTTTCGTATTTGCATAATACAGTTCATCGATTTAAAAAGAGCATATCAAGTCTTTCAGATTAGGTATAGCACATCGTTATAATATGCAAGTATTATATGAAGACAAAGTTTTTCTTTGATGTATGGAGCTGTGCAGTGCGAAAACATTTTTGCGACTTCAGTTCGCTTCAAGTTCTTGACCTTGTGGCATTCTGTCGTCATTACATACCAGAGGTCGTTTCGGTTACAGATTCGAATAAGAATATATTGCACATATACGTTCTAAGCAAAAATGTCCAAATTCGATGGAGAAGTTCCCGAACTCCATGCAACAGCAATTTCAGGGCGAATGTATGACTTTTACGAACAAAAGATATTGTGTAATATCGATTTGGTAGTCGGCAATAACAAgttggtatattttatttacatatatggtaaTTGTCTATGAAATATAATAGTACTTAAGTCAATCAAACGACTTGCATTTTATCAGATTTGCAATGCACAAGTTGATCCTTATTACGAATAGCGATTTCTTCAAAAGTAGAATAAATGATACAACCACTGAAATCATTTTGGAGGACAGTGACGACATACTCGCGGAGTCTGTCAAAAAGACAATTAAGTTTTTCTACTGCGGTGAAATTGGTAAGAATATAGATGAATAGAAACCGTgtgtttttaaaacatttatatatgtacaaacatatccTATGAccaaattttcatttcagaCTTGCAACTACACCAAGTTGTGAACATAGTCAAATTATCCAAAATGATTGAGGCACGTGAACTTGAAAAATACTGTTTGGCGTACCTTGAAAAAATAAGAGACAGCAAAAACTTCATTTTCATTGAAGATTTTGCCAAACAATATGGGTATTTGCAATTGCTTGAGCAAACAAAGGCTTATATTACGGGGAATTTTTTAAAGGTATGACTTTATATTGTTGATTTCTATGACATCTGATTTTGCAAAGACTACACAAATCAATGCCAATTTTCTAATtcaaatgcacatatgtacatttaacaaTTAcccattttacatatatacatatttatttcttccCTCgagaaaatattacaatttaggTTAACAAAAAGAGCTGAAAgttcatttcaaaatttaaccATTCTCAAGAAGCCTCCCATTCGACATTAAAACATTGTTCTGTAAATAGTTTTTCTAGTCCTCTTAAGTATTCTAGTATCCCTCAACCTCCTTTTATTCAAAACGATTAAGGTTCAGTTGTCTTTTCATTCTAGGAAAAAAGTCACATATTAGATACGAAGGGTGAGAAACAAAGACTAAGCTCTATTGTCAAAAGaaacttatgtacatgtgttcACCTCACAAAGTGATAAATCGATGACAAACGATAACATAATGATGTTTTTCATATTGTAATGATTGGTATTACAGATAATCCAAGAAGATGAATTCTTAAACATGAGCTGCGAACGACTGGGTGAACTTTTACAGTTGGATGATTTAAATGTAGCAAGAGAAGAGCAAGTGTTTCAAGGATTGAAGATTTGGGTGCAAAAAAACTTCGAATTTCGGAAAACGCATTTAGATACTCTAATGAAATATATCAGATTACCTTTCTTGTCCGTTCAGGTATCGATGAGGCGTTAACAAATTTCAtagataatttaaattcatctacCTATGTATTCATTATTGTCTAATGTAAATGATtcaatttacagtttattttaaatgaagtgAAGCCGCTGTGTTATGGTTCATTGTCTTGCCGTCAAATGGTATTGGATACGTTGGAATACCATCGTTATTCTGACAACGGACTTCAATTATCTACATTAAAACCAAAACCTCGAAAGTATAAAAAGCCAGCTTTGATAATTGCAAGAAGTCATAATTTGGTATGTGtcctatttatattaatttataaaattccaagttaaagtaaaattacatttataacaGTCAATTTGACTTTTAGGTTTcagatgaaattgaaatttacaatgcTGAAGATGATTCATGGTCTGTGTATGATGATTTGGACAATGGAACTGTCCAGTTTGGGGCAGTCATCTGGAATAACAAACTGATCACTATGGGTGGTTTAAGTGAACATGAAACCATAAATAAGGTACCATTACTACCATTAATAACTTTTAGTTCTATTTTAAGATTTCAATTGTATTCATTGTATTTAACCTGATGTATCACGCAGATTCCACACATGGGTCGTTGGTACACGAATATTGGATATGGATATCTATTTTGACCAAATAAATGgaaatttgtgttttttgtttatctttcaattagatgtatatatgtatgtacataattatttctTGTGATTATTTTGTTCAGCGTTACCAGGTTGAATCATTCTCAactattaaacatacatagctgatgtacatttatatacatagatccaAAATAGTGAAAACATTAGAAAATATTACAGCATGACTAAATATAGTGACATCCATTTTTAGAGAAAGAGTCTTAGTTTTATTTGTAGCAATTTAGTCAAGTGATTTATTCCGATAGACCCGAATGACTCTCCGACCAAACTCGAAAGTTCATGATTGCAAAATGATTCCAACGTTCGTTATATGCGAATTGGGTTTCATAAAATTGAGGATTTAAACGTTTATTGCCCAGATCCATTCCACTATTTAAttggttttgtttttattaatttcacagGTGTTTTGTTTAGACCTCTCGACGAAGGAAACAACAGAATTGCAAGCAAtgcacaaaaaaagaaaatattttgcaGCCACCATCATCGATGACCAAATATTCGTGCTCGGAGGACACGATGAAAAACACAACTCGATGAATTCCGTAGAAAGGTTATTCACTTTTATTTTGACTCACAATTTTTCTAATCGTAGTGAATGagcccatatatttattttatctacaatgttcatagtaacaatagattttcaaattttttgaacacttcgtcctatcgaactgaaacttagcatcggctactgaaattcttattgatacgccgtaatttttttttaaatttttaagttgaccggaaatggtacctcccctttttttaagttttcgtattcaattatctcccaaaccactaatcaaatcgaattgaaaaataaaattgaatactaaaataataaaatttttaaattttacacccTAATATCacaccttaatatttttaaaataatttttcctaaaccggaagtagtacttttactctagagaatcgaggttttttatatttttctcagaaagcttttagtttattgaactgaaattttatatctaaaagtttaggCCTAATACCGAGTTAttagtggcagtttactcttgttcgatttttctttcactatttgtttcgaccccttaaacatgtgtgctcttcacaaaaaaattcaagtataattattgtatcaatgtgatgaaaataaaaaaaatcactaattttaataaactggaagtgggattttttcctcttaaggtctgaccgcactatacgacaaccgagcgatccgacacttcacaacagtgtgcgacaatattaggtaaaccgcacttgaacgacagcgatgcgacactctgcagtaaattatgtcaatcattcgttcgataCCTCAGAGCAAAATGAACGCTATTATAGTAtaacgaaacggacgctattatagtatctttgatatgcgagaaacccaaaagattatggctacatgctatttcaaagtcacgatatgaagaaggagaataattgtcgcaaggaaaccccccccccccccactcaacgaaaccttgcgtcaaagttggtcaaAAAgttaactttgacgcaaggtgtcgttctacgtcatgcgactgtcgcgcagtgcgaTATGTctcataaaaacaatatttggtcgcgtactgttgtgaagtgaaggatcgttcggttgtcgtatagtgcggtcagacctttagaaaggtcaaaaatgttgtgcccacgattctgtccacacccctgaatgtatcaagttgaaaattaatatttgtattatttatatactaacttagagctgatagggttttggtcaaaattcgtaaaccggaagtagtatttttttttaaaacaatatttcattatttaattttgaccttGTAGTAAACTAGTAAAGTAGtcgttcagttcaaatcaaaagtcaaaagtacgtattttcacttgggattttttcccactgttaatactattttatattgagtattttctattgaaacatgtttattgggatagtgttctggccactctattttttgttttcgtttaaaagcgTTAATTAGaggtgtgctgaattttaaatcggtaaaatttcgtattagtagagcacggATTTGTTTTGTGTACGCTGTACGCACGATTTGCGCACAGCTTACGATATCCAGCGATACGATATAAGAACCCATTTCGATATCCAGCATTTTGCATACTGCTTGCACACTCACAAGTAAGATTACGTGTAAGATCAAAATACATGCGTTGTATTGCATAGATATTAAATCGCAAAATGTTATAAGTGATTTATTACTAAACTTCAGTGCTCATAtgagtttttattaatttttccgTTTTTAATTTCAGATATAATTTGCTTACGAACACGTGGACTAATAGAGCTCATATGTTGACACCGCGTTGTTTGCACGAAGTGGCAGTCGTAGGAAAAGACATTTATGTCATTGGAGGTTGTGAAAATAGTATCTTTGGGATTAACAAAATGGATATATATAACACCCAACTGAATAAATGGACAAGAGCCCCGagaatgaaatataatagatatttttgtgcagtaagaatttttttttattcaccaaTCTTACTACTGTTCGGTTTCTACAACACAATTAATCGAATTAAAGTCAAACATATCACAGTAAAGTTGTCTTCGCTGAATACGATTTGTTGTATCTTGCAGGCTGTCGCAATGGGAGACCACATTTACGCTATTGGAGGTCACAATGGAATATCGCTTATTAAATCAGTGGAACGATTTGACATCAAATCTCGAGCCTGGACATCATTAGCCAATTTTCCCATACTAAATTACGGGATGAGGGCGATTGCTTTCAACGAGAAAATCATTTGCACCGGTGAGTTTCGcagtcatttaaataaaatactaatttaTCGTATTTAATAGACTCTGTGTTATCGTTCTGAAAAGAGGAAcgctttataaatatacatatatcgttttctaatttaatgtaaatatatttcgtAATAGTTTTAGGACTTGTTGATTCAACATTACTGCTGAAATATGATCCAGATACAGACGAATGGATTAATCTGGAATGAATTTCAGAACCGCattactattttaaatatttaatcgcacctacatacatatgtacatatatgcatctacatacttacatttgtacattattgaagaatgataaaattttgtaataaatctactttaaatacatacatattttatttcaattaataatatagCGAAccgtttatattgtatgtacatacatacatacatacatagtagaaaAATTGAACGAGAGAAAATGCTCTACTTCCAGTTGTTGGATTTAGttcataattttttcattgCTTAATACACATTgccataaaaattataaaaaaagaatatcaaaatttaaaaattatataaaaaaaattaaaagatcgaaataaaatatttaaaaaaattgctaaTTCCAGTTTACAAATCCTCATCAATTTTAGGCAACCGttacattttttactattttcagaGGAAAAAATCTCATTTCCGGTTTATCAAAtgctttaatgtttttttttatattaacatgATTGATATAAGAAttgcgaatatatgtacatataatacgcactgtaatttttattttatctgtgtacgttgtaacaatagataaagttttgttatcATCCAAAAATTCtagctcgagattttgactgattcgaactcaaaatcgatcatgTGTGCTCtttacgaaaaaattcaaatataattgtatcaatatgaggaaaataaaagaaaatcatgaatttaaaaaaccggaagtggaattttttcctcttagaaaggtcaaaaatgttatggccactattctgtccacacccctgaacgcatcaagctgaaaatttacatttgaattCATTATGTTCTAACTTAGATAAggtgataaggttttggtcagaattcgtaaaccggaagtagttttttttttttaataatatttcattattttattttgactgttttaaattgtattaatcttcttgatatttattgtgtataatactgatagtgattttaagcaaTAGAAAAAATCCGAAAATTggaagtaaaacttttgtcttgtgcaagttttcatacatttgcgctcaatttgtatcgaaaatactgtcatagctattagtatttcataatgctgccggtatgtgtgaatgtgtctataCGATTctgtatcgaattttgttttctgACCTTCTTatgttcctcaaatacatagataaagtcatgggttggtcacatctaaattttttttagatgcagtgacatgaaaatcgcgaacTTGCAATAGTGATCGTTCTCTTTATGGTCCGTACACATTAAGCCAACGAATGCAAACTTAGTTGGGACAGTagtgtacaaaatatcgaaataataattaaattaaaaaatttaaactaaatatcaaaattaaaactattattgaaattaaattcaaatatcaaaattaaaattataatttatatatattaaaattaaaattaaacatcgaaagttattattcaaaatatacacaatttaaataaactttcgagattgagctaaaatcggatcattaataatttaatttcctaCATAATAATCATAACATTTCAATTTACCTAGAAAATTTGTAGATAAGCTAATCATTCGGCTAGTTAAATATAAGAATTCGACGATCTTATCATTGAATTCTTATTATCAGAATTCGACTCTACTGCTATTACAACGTTTACGATACaatcgcatatgtacatatgtttatatgtatgtatcacaaGATTATAACGTTTCATTATTCCACATATCAGATTACAAATATTCGTACAGTGTTTGTTTTCAAACTGTACATATTGGTTCAATCGAATCATCGAAAACATCGAATAGAAGTCTATTTATTTGGTAGTTACCACTAAACTACGTAAAATGcgccaaaaataataatatgaagatTGTCACAATCATTTTGCGAATTAAACGAATTTAGTTACACATTTCTGTAATacagattttatttaatttacgtaaaaccaaaatttttatttgattattaaacaTTAACACACAAACAGATGACTTTTTACTAtctgtataatttattaatatgtacatacatgtgttcatCCGATACAAGATTGAGAATCTCAAGTCTTTCGGTTCAAGTAATAATGTCTATGTGTGTTTATAGATCGATTTGTCGGAAAAGGTTGGTGATAAATGCTGTTTGAAGCAGTGCAGTTGCGATAAAAATTTGTTACAAATTCAGTTGGCTTCAAGTTCTCGACTTGGCAACGCGTTTTTGTGATAGTTATTATCGGTCGTTTCTTTTACAGATTCTCATAGCGTTTCGGtgctcaaataaaaatatatcattattaattCTAAACCAAAATGTGCGAATTCGATGCAGAAATTCCCG
Encoded here:
- the LOC143917910 gene encoding kelch-like protein 28 gives rise to the protein MSKFDGEVPELHATAISGRMYDFYEQKILCNIDLVVGNNKFAMHKLILITNSDFFKSRINDTTTEIILEDSDDILAESVKKTIKFFYCGEIDLQLHQVVNIVKLSKMIEARELEKYCLAYLEKIRDSKNFIFIEDFAKQYGYLQLLEQTKAYITGNFLKIIQEDEFLNMSCERLGELLQLDDLNVAREEQVFQGLKIWVQKNFEFRKTHLDTLMKYIRLPFLSVQFILNEVKPLCYGSLSCRQMVLDTLEYHRYSDNGLQLSTLKPKPRKYKKPALIIARSHNLVSDEIEIYNAEDDSWSVYDDLDNGTVQFGAVIWNNKLITMGGLSEHETINKVFCLDLSTKETTELQAMHKKRKYFAATIIDDQIFVLGGHDEKHNSMNSVERYNLLTNTWTNRAHMLTPRCLHEVAVVGKDIYVIGGCENSIFGINKMDIYNTQLNKWTRAPRMKYNRYFCAAVAMGDHIYAIGGHNGISLIKSVERFDIKSRAWTSLANFPILNYGMRAIAFNEKIICTVLGLVDSTLLLKYDPDTDEWINLE